The genomic interval AGCCAACATTGTCAGCCTTTCAATTACAGGCTGACTCAAGATCCAGCATCTCCCCTGCATCTCTGCCAGCTCATTTTCTTGGATCACTTGCTGGGAAGGAGACTCCCAGATGGAGAAATAACCTGCTCCAGGTCAGGGATTAGAACTGCATAGATCAAGTTAAAATCCCCCTTTTCAGCTCATTAGCTGTTTGCATGGATTCTTGCACCCTGCTCTGGGAGAAGCCCTACCTCAGGCTAATGGAGTAGcacaagagaaaagagaaaaagttaatTAGGAGACCACTCCTTGCTTTAGAGCCAGGAGCAAGTTTGGCTATGGGGCACATGCTTTTACAGGGGTCTGACAGACAGCTGAAGTATTTGAATTCCCAGCTCCAGACTCTCAGTTAGACTTCCAGGCACGCTGAGCACTGGCAGCCCTACGTGGATTACtttagcagggctctgcagagggaGAGACAGGAGAAACATGATCCCCCTCCCTGCTATGCCTCAGGGCAGCCAGCAGCATGGAAAACCCAGAACTGACTGCTCCTCTATGCATGGAGAGACCACAGGCAGCCAGTGCCCCAATGGGACAGGTCCTCACTGCTCATTTTGACGCTCCTCCCCTTGCCCTGCAGTTTCTCCCCAGGGCAGAGGGCTCACAACACTGTTACCCACCCTAGCTCACAGGGCTCAACCCAGCCTGTGGCTGAACTTCTCCTGGAGCAGCAGGTACAGCCACATCTGAGGGACCAGGAAAGCTCATGGGTAGGACTGCAGTGGCCAACATAAGAGAGGGAAAAATCCCCACAGATCAGGTTGCTGGAACACCaagacaagagaaagaaaggtTTTGCTGGTCACAATTTATTTGGCAAACTTTCATTCATGCATGCACAAGCCTTGACCTGCGAGTTGCTTCTGGCCAAGCTATACAGTTTCCAAGTCACATTGAGTTAAATACAGCCCAGGATTTTCTTCTCTGGAAGGAATTGTAAGACCAGGATACCAGACCATTTATAATCCAAGCTGCCTTCCCAGAAATGAAATAGCTTATTCCTCCTCAAACTCTTCTCCATCTGctgagtcccttccaacctcctcGTAATCcttctccagggcagccaggTCTTCCCTGGCCTCCGAGAACTCCCCCTCCTCCATGCCCTCTCCCACGTACCAGTGCACAAAGGCTCGCTTGGCATACATCAGGTCAAACTTGTGGTCCAGGCGGGCCCACGCCTCCGCGATGGCCGTCGTGTTGCTCAGCATGCAGACGGCCCGCTGCACCTTGGCCAGGTCCCCTCCCGGCACCACGGTGGGCGGCTGGTAGTTGATACCCACCTTGAAGCCCGTGGGGCACCAGTCCACAAACTGGATCGACCGGCGCGTTTTAATGGCCGCAATGGCCGCATTCACATCCTTGGGCACCACGTCGCCCCGgtacagcaggcagcaggccatgtACTTGCCCCGGCGCGGGTCGCATTTCACCATCTGGTTGGAGAACTCAAAGCAGGCGTTGGTGATCTCTGGCACCGACAGCTGCTCGTGGTAGGCTTTCTCCGCCGAGATGATGGGAGCATAGGTTGTGAGCGGGAAGTGTATCCGAGGGTAGGGCACCAGGTTGGTCTGGAACTCAGTCAGGTCGACATTCAGAGCACCATCAAATCTCAGGGAGGCAGTGATGGAAGAGACGATCTGCCCAATCAGCCTGTTGAGGTTGGTGTAGGTGGGACGCTCAATGTCCAGGTTGCGGTTGCAGATGTCATAGATAGCCTCGTTGTCCACCATGAAGGAGCAGTCCGAGTGCTCCAGGGTGGTGTGGGTGGTGAGGATGGAGTTGTAGGGCTCCACCACTGCAGTGGAGACCTGCGGGGCTGGGTACACGGAGAACTCCAGCTTGGATTTCTTGCTGTACTCCACAGAGAGCCGCTCCATGAGGAGGGAGGTGAAGCCGGAGCCCGTGCCTCCCCCAAAGCTGTGGAAGACCAGGAACCCTTGGAGGCCGCTGCACTGGTCAGCCTGCAGCACCAAGGAAAGAGCCAGGAAGGTCAAGTTAGTGAAGTTATTCCAGGCTCATTGCATTTTTAACTCAAATTAAGCTAAGTGCTGGGTTCAATCATCAGGTTTAAGGCCATATTGCTATACTGCTTAAATGCATCTTCCACTTCTCACCTGGTGGCATCTCTATTAGAAGTAGAAAGTCTAGTCACTTCAGTTACTTTTATTTTAGCAGGGATAGATGCCTGGCCTGGGTGACATTTTGGGCCAGATAGCTCATTATACTAGCTGCTAAGAGGAGAGTCGGGAAAAATTTGAAGGCCACTAAGAGGGTAtacctaagaaaaaaaaccccaagaataTCTGAATGCTACCGTAACACTTCCAAAAGTCCACGTGGGAGAAAGCTTCTGCTCCAAGGGCAAATGCATAGGCATGGCAGACATGCACGGAGATATCAGCCAGAAGGTGGGATGTGACATCAGTTTGATGTCCAAACTGCAGAGTACAACTGCTGCATTTTGATTTGAAAGACTGACAGACCAACTCAAGGTTAAACATAGCGGATACTACACCCAAGGGAAACTCACTTTACTGGACAGTTAAGGCATAGGAGACTTTTTGCAGAAGCCTGCTGCTTTTTCTACTGCTTAAGCTAGGCGCATTATCAGCGCCTTGGTTTCCCCTTCAGTCCCAATCAGTAAAACACCCCCTTGCCACCACATGCATCCCATCACGTTGTCCCAGGTTAGTTATGGTCAAACTGACAGTCCTCCATGCAACCACCCCTCTACTGCCTCACTTGATAGCCACGGCAACTGCAGCCAGAGAGCATTAGGAATAGAGTGTCTCCAGGGGGTTGTTACCATTTTACGAGCCCTGTCAACAACAGGGTCAATGATCTCTTTCCCAATGGTATAGTGGCCTCGGGCATAATTGTTGGCAGCATCTTCTTTGCCACTGATGAGTTGCTCCGGGTGGAAGAGCGTGCGGTAGGTCCCAGTCCTGATCTCATCTGGAAGAGGTTGTAAGCTCATGAGTGTCACTGGCATAAGAAATGC from Struthio camelus isolate bStrCam1 chromosome 1, bStrCam1.hap1, whole genome shotgun sequence carries:
- the LOC104146978 gene encoding tubulin alpha-1D chain, whose amino-acid sequence is MGNSCWELYCLEHGIQPDGIISSKASSGRADSSFGTFFSETGSGKHVPRAIFVDLEPTVIDEIRTGTYRTLFHPEQLISGKEDAANNYARGHYTIGKEIIDPVVDRARKMADQCSGLQGFLVFHSFGGGTGSGFTSLLMERLSVEYSKKSKLEFSVYPAPQVSTAVVEPYNSILTTHTTLEHSDCSFMVDNEAIYDICNRNLDIERPTYTNLNRLIGQIVSSITASLRFDGALNVDLTEFQTNLVPYPRIHFPLTTYAPIISAEKAYHEQLSVPEITNACFEFSNQMVKCDPRRGKYMACCLLYRGDVVPKDVNAAIAAIKTRRSIQFVDWCPTGFKVGINYQPPTVVPGGDLAKVQRAVCMLSNTTAIAEAWARLDHKFDLMYAKRAFVHWYVGEGMEEGEFSEAREDLAALEKDYEEVGRDSADGEEFEEE